A portion of the Rhodospirillaceae bacterium genome contains these proteins:
- the hemA gene encoding 5-aminolevulinate synthase: protein MDYDEIFKNGVRELKDEGRYRVFADLERQVGAFPMAKNHYEGGVRDIVVWCANDYLGMGQHPIVLEAMHEAIDLCGAGAGGTRNISGTNHFHVLLEETLAKLHQTEAALLFASGWVANMTTLSTLGRNIPDLVILSDELNHNSMIEGIISAKCEKKVFKHNSVEALEDLLKSYPKDRPKLIAFESVYSMDGDIAPIKEFCDLADKYNAMTFLDEVHAVGMYGQHGGGVAEREGQMDRITVIQGTLAKAFGVVGGYIAGSDAMCDFIRSYGTGFIFSTSPPPGVAAAALASIKYLMDHNEIRERHQERSATLKRRLIEAGIPLMPSVSHVVPVLVGDPVLCKQASDDLMNIHGIYVQPINYPTVPRGTERLRFTPTPLHTDDHMDHLLDALKEVWGRLGLRAAA from the coding sequence GTGGACTACGACGAGATATTTAAAAATGGCGTTCGTGAGCTAAAAGACGAAGGCCGGTATAGAGTTTTTGCTGACCTTGAACGCCAAGTCGGGGCCTTCCCCATGGCCAAGAACCATTATGAAGGCGGTGTCAGAGACATCGTCGTCTGGTGTGCCAACGATTATCTGGGCATGGGACAGCATCCAATAGTTTTGGAAGCGATGCACGAAGCGATTGATCTCTGTGGCGCTGGTGCGGGTGGCACTCGAAATATTTCTGGCACCAACCACTTTCATGTGTTGCTTGAAGAAACCTTAGCGAAACTACACCAGACCGAGGCTGCGCTGTTGTTTGCCTCCGGCTGGGTCGCCAACATGACCACTTTGAGCACCCTTGGACGGAACATTCCTGACTTGGTAATCCTATCGGATGAACTCAATCATAACTCGATGATCGAGGGAATTATCTCTGCCAAGTGCGAGAAAAAGGTTTTTAAGCACAATAGTGTAGAGGCGCTGGAAGATCTTTTAAAATCTTACCCGAAAGACCGTCCAAAGTTGATCGCCTTTGAATCCGTCTATTCCATGGACGGCGACATAGCGCCGATTAAGGAATTCTGTGATCTGGCAGACAAATATAATGCCATGACCTTCCTGGATGAAGTGCACGCGGTCGGCATGTACGGCCAACACGGTGGCGGCGTCGCCGAACGTGAAGGTCAGATGGATCGGATTACCGTCATTCAAGGCACATTGGCCAAGGCTTTTGGCGTTGTTGGCGGCTACATCGCGGGCTCTGACGCAATGTGCGACTTCATTCGTTCTTACGGTACTGGATTCATTTTCTCTACCTCACCGCCCCCGGGCGTTGCAGCTGCAGCCCTCGCCAGTATCAAATACCTGATGGACCACAACGAAATTCGCGAACGTCACCAAGAACGCTCAGCGACGTTAAAGCGTCGTCTGATTGAGGCCGGCATTCCGTTGATGCCGTCGGTCAGCCACGTCGTCCCTGTCTTGGTCGGCGATCCTGTGCTTTGCAAACAGGCCAGCGACGACCTTATGAATATCCACGGCATTTACGTCCAGCCGATCAACTATCCGACCGTCCCCCGTGGCACGGAGCGTCTGCGCTTTACGCCGACGCCTTTGCATACGGATGATCACATGGATCACTTGTTGGACGCGTTAAAAGAAGTTTGGGGCCGTTTGGGCCTTAGAGCGGCAGCGTAA
- a CDS encoding Hpt domain-containing protein, whose product MADNGENKVIKPPTSLNDKVGVGGPGAVDLKAIERAEQAIANLAGDYLEWVEEDLERIQNAANALKTATADEMASGLNDVFQISHDMKGQGGSFGYQLMTSIGDMLCGLVEERTEATPDLIEVIQVHISTMKLVIAERMEGDGGMGGRTLLEGLVQVSTKVRNS is encoded by the coding sequence ATGGCTGATAACGGCGAAAATAAGGTCATTAAGCCCCCAACCTCTTTAAATGATAAGGTTGGCGTTGGTGGCCCTGGTGCTGTGGACTTGAAGGCCATTGAGCGTGCTGAGCAGGCTATTGCTAATCTGGCCGGCGATTACCTTGAATGGGTCGAAGAAGATCTTGAGCGCATTCAAAACGCTGCCAATGCCTTGAAAACGGCGACGGCTGATGAAATGGCCAGTGGGCTAAACGATGTGTTTCAGATTTCCCATGACATGAAGGGTCAAGGCGGAAGCTTTGGCTATCAGTTAATGACGTCCATTGGGGATATGTTGTGTGGCTTGGTCGAAGAACGGACAGAAGCGACGCCTGATCTTATTGAAGTCATTCAAGTTCACATCTCTACCATGAAGTTGGTCATAGCTGAGCGTATGGAAGGTGATGGCGGTATGGGCGGTCGGACTCTGCTTGAAGGCCTTGTTCAGGTCTCCACAAAAGTCCGCAATTCCTAA
- a CDS encoding DUF1489 domain-containing protein codes for MTLNLIKLAVGVEDVDHLQEIQTRRLKAAALRSKETKLFHITRNKPRRMAELIEGGSMYWVIKGFVRARQCILGVEDGIEGETRSGCGLVLEPILVRTQMMPWKPFQGWRYLEGENAPVDVNSDASEVELPAEMAAELRNLGLL; via the coding sequence ATGACACTTAATTTAATCAAATTAGCGGTCGGCGTCGAAGACGTGGATCATCTTCAGGAAATTCAGACGCGGCGTTTGAAAGCGGCGGCCTTGCGCTCGAAAGAGACAAAGTTATTTCATATTACCCGCAACAAGCCCCGGCGCATGGCGGAACTTATCGAAGGTGGCTCTATGTATTGGGTCATAAAAGGGTTTGTTCGTGCACGCCAGTGCATCCTCGGGGTTGAAGACGGAATCGAGGGCGAAACCCGGTCCGGGTGTGGCTTGGTGCTGGAACCGATTCTAGTGCGGACGCAGATGATGCCGTGGAAACCCTTTCAGGGATGGCGCTATCTTGAAGGTGAAAACGCCCCTGTTGATGTAAATTCAGATGCTTCAGAGGTTGAATTACCAGCAGAAATGGCGGCTGAGTTGCGAAATCTGGGGTTACTATAG
- a CDS encoding 2-hydroxychromene-2-carboxylate isomerase: MTDIIEFFFDFSSPYGYFATAKIEGLAKKQGRETVWKPIMLGAAFKETGNIPLAQQPIKGDYCIHDWERMGEFMDMPWVLPVAFPIPTLAAARAFYWLDDQDRPLAKRFAQAAYHRYFGEGVDITPVEVVAEIATGLGVDGDELTAAVGDPAIKDRLKRETTEAVERGVFGSPFFIVDGEGFWGSDRMWMIKKHLQRDSWTKSREEC; this comes from the coding sequence ATGACTGATATTATTGAGTTCTTTTTCGATTTTTCGTCCCCCTATGGTTATTTTGCGACGGCTAAGATTGAAGGTTTAGCGAAGAAGCAAGGGCGGGAAACCGTGTGGAAACCCATCATGCTAGGTGCTGCGTTTAAAGAAACCGGCAACATCCCCTTGGCCCAACAACCGATAAAAGGCGATTATTGTATTCATGATTGGGAACGCATGGGCGAGTTTATGGATATGCCTTGGGTTCTGCCGGTTGCGTTTCCCATTCCGACCCTGGCAGCGGCGCGCGCGTTTTATTGGCTCGATGATCAGGATCGACCCTTGGCGAAACGCTTTGCCCAGGCCGCGTACCACCGCTATTTCGGCGAAGGGGTGGATATCACACCAGTCGAGGTCGTTGCTGAAATTGCCACAGGGCTAGGTGTAGACGGCGATGAACTGACGGCTGCGGTTGGCGATCCAGCAATCAAGGATCGATTGAAGCGCGAGACTACAGAGGCTGTAGAGCGTGGTGTTTTCGGATCGCCCTTTTTCATTGTGGATGGTGAGGGCTTCTGGGGCTCGGATCGCATGTGGATGATCAAGAAGCATCTACAGCGGGACAGTTGGACCAAGTCCAGAGAAGAATGCTGA
- a CDS encoding SDR family oxidoreductase, protein MPTVLLTGASRGLGFEFARQYSLAGWRVIATCRGAKDMEPLTKLGGEIEVHKLDISDHDQILALAHTLRRESIDVLLNNAGIHGPRPSRLGAIDYEAWDEVFRVNTMGPMRMTECFIDHIARSDRKLIVVVSSIMGSITDNEVGGAYSYRSTKAAANAVTKNLAIDLRDRGVTVVAMHPGWVTTDMGGAGADMEAAESIRAMRQVIDGIRRGDTGQFLNYDGTVIPW, encoded by the coding sequence GTGCCGACGGTATTATTAACAGGCGCTAGCCGAGGGTTAGGTTTCGAATTTGCACGCCAGTACTCCCTTGCGGGCTGGCGCGTTATTGCGACCTGTCGCGGTGCAAAGGATATGGAACCGCTAACCAAACTCGGCGGTGAGATCGAAGTTCATAAGCTCGACATCTCTGACCACGATCAAATCTTGGCGCTCGCCCATACCCTTAGGCGCGAATCGATTGATGTTTTGTTGAATAATGCCGGTATTCATGGTCCCAGGCCATCTCGTCTTGGTGCAATTGATTACGAAGCCTGGGATGAGGTGTTTCGCGTCAACACCATGGGACCCATGCGCATGACAGAATGTTTTATTGATCATATTGCCCGCAGCGACCGAAAGCTAATCGTCGTTGTATCGAGTATCATGGGCAGCATCACTGACAATGAAGTTGGTGGCGCCTATAGCTATCGTTCGACCAAGGCTGCGGCCAATGCGGTGACCAAGAACCTCGCCATCGATCTTCGCGACCGGGGAGTAACAGTGGTTGCCATGCATCCGGGCTGGGTCACGACCGATATGGGCGGCGCCGGGGCTGATATGGAGGCCGCTGAGAGTATTCGCGCCATGCGGCAGGTGATTGATGGCATCCGACGCGGTGACACGGGGCAGTTCCTAAATTACGACGGCACCGTTATTCCCTGGTAA
- the mgtE gene encoding magnesium transporter yields the protein MDVERNDPGPGDGDPVRDLHVELEDLIVQALDAGDIDRVEGLIEPLHYADVADLLERLTPDDRHVVLGILGDDEDLPEIVSELDETVRDDVIDDLGLASVAAVVRELESDDAVQIVEELEEHEQKQVLDAIPVSDRTLIEESLSFPEDSAGRLMQREVVTVPEFWSVGQTIDFLRESVDDETLDLPEMFYDIFVVSPTHMPVGTIPVSRLLRTKRPVKTTEIMEPEMRIIPVTMDQEDVAFIFRQRDLTSAPVVDDGGRLVGVVTVDDVVDVIHEEVEEDIMRLGGVREDDLYEATMATTWSRFSWLFVNLGTAIVASMVISLFEGTLEEIVAVAILMPIVASMGGNAGTQTMTVTVRALAMKELSATNAMRVVGKEVLVGGINGVLFAILSGVVAWFWFENIGLGLVIAMAMVVNMLVAGIAGTTIPLFLERLGADPAVASSVFLTTITDVVGFAAFLGLAAVFLL from the coding sequence TTGGATGTCGAGCGGAACGATCCGGGACCAGGTGACGGAGATCCCGTTCGCGACCTGCATGTCGAGCTTGAGGACCTGATCGTTCAGGCTTTGGATGCGGGGGATATCGACAGGGTCGAAGGCCTGATCGAGCCGTTGCATTACGCCGATGTGGCCGACCTTCTCGAACGTCTGACTCCTGATGATCGCCATGTGGTTCTGGGCATTTTGGGCGACGACGAAGACCTGCCCGAAATCGTTTCCGAACTAGATGAAACTGTCCGCGACGACGTAATCGACGATTTGGGGCTGGCAAGCGTCGCTGCCGTTGTTCGAGAGTTGGAATCTGACGACGCGGTTCAAATTGTCGAAGAACTGGAAGAGCACGAACAAAAGCAGGTCTTGGACGCCATTCCGGTCAGCGACCGAACGCTGATCGAAGAAAGTCTTTCGTTCCCGGAAGACAGTGCCGGGCGCCTGATGCAGCGCGAGGTGGTGACGGTGCCGGAATTCTGGAGCGTCGGACAGACCATCGATTTCCTGCGCGAAAGCGTCGACGATGAAACCTTGGACCTACCGGAGATGTTTTATGACATTTTCGTTGTAAGCCCGACCCATATGCCGGTCGGTACCATTCCGGTGAGCCGTCTGCTCAGGACCAAACGCCCGGTGAAGACGACGGAAATTATGGAGCCGGAAATGAGGATTATTCCGGTCACTATGGACCAGGAAGATGTCGCGTTTATCTTCCGCCAGCGCGATCTAACGTCGGCCCCTGTGGTAGACGACGGCGGACGTCTGGTTGGTGTCGTGACGGTTGATGACGTGGTCGACGTTATCCATGAGGAAGTCGAAGAAGATATTATGCGCTTGGGCGGCGTGCGGGAGGATGATCTGTACGAAGCGACGATGGCGACGACGTGGTCGCGGTTTTCTTGGCTGTTTGTGAATTTGGGAACGGCCATCGTTGCTTCCATGGTGATCAGTCTGTTTGAAGGGACGTTGGAGGAAATTGTCGCGGTTGCTATTTTGATGCCGATTGTGGCCTCGATGGGGGGGAATGCCGGAACACAGACCATGACGGTGACCGTTCGCGCCTTGGCGATGAAGGAGCTATCGGCCACCAATGCCATGCGGGTTGTTGGCAAGGAAGTCCTGGTCGGGGGCATAAATGGAGTTCTCTTTGCGATCTTGAGCGGGGTCGTTGCTTGGTTTTGGTTCGAAAATATCGGATTGGGTTTGGTGATTGCCATGGCTATGGTGGTTAATATGCTGGTCGCTGGTATTGCCGGAACGACGATTCCGTTGTTTCTGGAACGCTTAGGCGCAGACCCGGCGGTTGCATCGAGCGTGTTTTTGACGACGATAACAGACGTCGTTGGATTTGCCGCCTTCTTGGGGTTGGCTGCGGTATTTTTGTTATAG
- the lipB gene encoding lipoyl(octanoyl) transferase LipB: protein MAEVEWKISDTPVDYDEAVDIMEARAAEILDGRTPELVWLLEHPPLYTAGTSANSVDLLTPDRFPVYKTGRGGEYTYHGPGQRVAYVMLNLNERTRDVRAYVRNLEEWIIQTLGEFSITGERRDGRVGIWVDRGANSDGSRIENKIAAIGVRVRRWVTFHGISINVEPELEHFSGIVPCGIAEHGVTSLVDLGIPATTTDVDVALRKTFGEVF, encoded by the coding sequence ATGGCCGAGGTCGAATGGAAAATCAGCGACACCCCCGTCGACTATGACGAGGCGGTAGATATTATGGAAGCCCGAGCGGCTGAAATCCTCGACGGCCGCACGCCTGAACTGGTTTGGCTTTTGGAACACCCGCCGCTTTACACCGCCGGCACCAGCGCCAATTCAGTCGATCTTCTGACCCCGGATCGGTTCCCTGTATACAAGACCGGGCGCGGTGGGGAATACACCTACCACGGGCCTGGCCAACGGGTTGCCTATGTGATGTTGAACTTGAATGAACGGACGCGGGATGTGCGCGCCTATGTCCGCAACTTGGAAGAATGGATCATCCAAACCCTAGGCGAATTCTCCATCACCGGCGAGCGCCGGGACGGGCGGGTCGGGATCTGGGTGGACCGGGGCGCCAATTCAGATGGCTCACGCATCGAAAATAAAATCGCCGCCATTGGTGTGCGAGTACGCCGTTGGGTAACGTTCCATGGCATTTCCATCAATGTGGAACCAGAGTTGGAGCATTTTTCAGGGATTGTGCCCTGTGGGATTGCGGAGCATGGGGTGACGTCGCTGGTTGACCTTGGTATTCCCGCAACGACGACGGATGTGGATGTGGCGTTGAGGAAGACATTTGGGGAGGTGTTTTAG
- a CDS encoding DUF551 domain-containing protein yields MKVEWISVEDRVPDESVDVLVSTKYVDKRYVSVGHRHGPFWLGSESHEVLLGEVVAWTELPEPAEE; encoded by the coding sequence ATGAAGGTTGAATGGATCAGCGTGGAAGATCGGGTGCCTGACGAAAGCGTTGATGTTCTGGTTTCCACTAAATATGTCGACAAGCGCTACGTTTCAGTCGGCCACCGGCACGGGCCGTTTTGGCTGGGCTCAGAATCTCATGAGGTGCTGTTGGGCGAAGTGGTCGCGTGGACGGAACTGCCGGAACCGGCAGAGGAGTAA
- a CDS encoding acylphosphatase, translating to MATKIVRVHITGRVQGVWYRGWTVQEAQRADLNGWVRNHSDGSVEALFAGLEDSVDAMIEACRQGPPSAQVADVVVEPFEGPLTPGFRQLPTV from the coding sequence GTGGCGACGAAAATTGTTCGCGTCCACATTACAGGACGTGTGCAGGGGGTCTGGTATAGGGGCTGGACTGTCCAAGAGGCCCAGCGGGCAGATTTAAACGGCTGGGTTCGAAATCATTCCGATGGCAGCGTTGAAGCTCTTTTCGCGGGGCTTGAGGACTCCGTGGATGCCATGATAGAAGCCTGCCGTCAGGGACCGCCGTCTGCCCAGGTTGCAGATGTCGTGGTAGAGCCGTTCGAAGGCCCCCTGACTCCAGGATTTCGGCAACTGCCGACGGTATAA
- the accC gene encoding acetyl-CoA carboxylase biotin carboxylase subunit — protein MFKKILIANRGEIACRIIKSAKKMGIKTVAVFSEADRLGLHVQMADEAVCVGPAPSTDSYLSVKNIIAAIKETGADAVHPGYGFLSENPAFARRLAREGIAFIGPKPRAIKSMGDKIESKKLAEKAGVSVIPGHTEAVTDARKAVTISKKIGYPVMLKASAGGGGKGMRVARSDEEVKDGLRSAVREAESSFGDGRVFIEKFIEQPRHIEIQVFADDHGNIVYLGERECSIQRRHQKVIEEAPSPFVTPDIRTAMGEQAIKLAKAVKYVSAGTVEFIMDVDQNFYFLEMNTRLQVEHPVTEYITGLDLVELMIRVAAGEKLPFSQADVKLNGWAMESRIYAEDPVRGFLPSAGRLVRYGAPAESATVRVDTGVYEGGEIPIYYDPMIAKLVTSGPDRKSAIANMRRALDQFYIKGVSNNIGFLAAVMAHPRFIAGDLSTQFIDEEYEDGFHPLYVPHDDPELLVAVVASLHRTYTDRAASISGRHDARTKPKVGKDWIVYLNGLQYEARVSTLPGGFEVTVGKENYEIHTDWNFGEPLFRAHVNGVELCMQMERNDMRYRLLHSGSEAQALVLTPRVAELYALMPEKITPDLSKYVLSPMPGLLVSVAFQEGQEVKAGEEVCVVEAMKMENVLRAERDGVISKVHARPGDNLVVDQTIIEFE, from the coding sequence ATGTTTAAAAAGATACTTATTGCCAACCGGGGTGAAATTGCCTGCCGAATTATAAAGTCGGCGAAAAAGATGGGGATCAAGACGGTTGCTGTCTTTTCAGAGGCCGACCGCCTTGGTCTGCACGTTCAGATGGCGGATGAGGCGGTGTGTGTCGGGCCTGCGCCGTCGACCGATAGCTATCTTTCGGTCAAGAATATCATCGCGGCAATTAAAGAAACCGGTGCCGATGCCGTTCATCCGGGCTATGGGTTTTTGTCAGAAAATCCAGCATTTGCGCGCAGGCTCGCCCGTGAAGGAATCGCCTTCATCGGTCCAAAGCCCCGCGCCATCAAATCCATGGGCGATAAGATCGAGTCGAAAAAATTGGCGGAAAAGGCAGGGGTTAGTGTCATTCCCGGTCATACGGAAGCCGTCACCGACGCCCGCAAGGCCGTCACAATTTCCAAGAAGATCGGCTATCCGGTGATGCTGAAGGCGTCTGCTGGCGGCGGCGGTAAGGGCATGCGGGTCGCGCGCAGTGATGAAGAAGTCAAAGACGGCCTTCGTTCCGCTGTGCGCGAGGCTGAATCAAGCTTTGGCGATGGTCGTGTTTTCATCGAAAAATTCATCGAACAGCCGCGCCATATAGAAATTCAGGTATTCGCCGATGATCATGGCAATATCGTTTATCTGGGTGAGCGCGAATGTTCGATCCAACGCCGCCACCAAAAAGTCATTGAGGAAGCACCGTCGCCTTTCGTCACCCCTGACATTCGTACCGCCATGGGAGAACAGGCGATAAAACTGGCCAAGGCGGTTAAGTATGTTTCCGCCGGCACGGTCGAGTTCATCATGGATGTGGATCAGAATTTTTATTTCTTGGAGATGAACACCCGATTGCAGGTCGAACATCCGGTCACTGAATACATAACTGGGTTGGATTTGGTGGAGTTGATGATCCGCGTTGCCGCCGGGGAGAAACTGCCCTTCAGTCAAGCCGACGTAAAACTGAACGGCTGGGCCATGGAATCCCGTATTTATGCGGAAGACCCGGTGCGGGGATTCCTGCCATCGGCGGGACGGCTTGTGCGCTATGGGGCACCTGCTGAAAGCGCCACAGTACGGGTGGACACAGGCGTTTACGAAGGTGGCGAAATTCCCATTTATTACGATCCGATGATCGCAAAGCTGGTGACCAGTGGACCCGACCGCAAGAGTGCCATCGCCAACATGCGGCGGGCGCTGGATCAGTTCTATATTAAGGGCGTTTCCAACAATATTGGCTTCTTGGCTGCTGTTATGGCGCATCCTCGATTTATTGCCGGGGACCTTTCGACCCAGTTTATCGATGAAGAATACGAAGATGGATTTCACCCGCTATATGTGCCGCACGATGACCCTGAATTATTGGTGGCAGTGGTGGCCTCACTACATCGGACCTACACGGACCGCGCCGCGTCCATCTCTGGTCGGCACGATGCGAGGACCAAGCCGAAGGTCGGCAAGGATTGGATCGTCTATCTAAACGGCCTGCAGTACGAAGCACGGGTTTCGACTTTGCCGGGTGGGTTCGAAGTGACTGTCGGTAAAGAAAACTATGAAATACACACAGATTGGAACTTTGGTGAGCCGTTGTTCCGCGCCCATGTAAATGGGGTCGAACTGTGCATGCAAATGGAACGTAACGACATGCGCTACCGACTTCTGCATTCAGGGTCGGAGGCCCAAGCCTTGGTGCTAACGCCGAGGGTTGCTGAGCTTTATGCCTTGATGCCGGAGAAAATCACACCTGATTTGTCGAAATACGTGCTTTCGCCCATGCCGGGGTTGCTGGTCTCCGTCGCGTTTCAGGAAGGTCAGGAAGTTAAGGCGGGGGAGGAAGTCTGTGTGGTTGAGGCGATGAAGATGGAAAACGTGCTGCGGGCGGAACGAGATGGCGTGATCAGCAAGGTCCATGCTAGACCCGGCGATAATTTGGTTGTGGATCAGACAATTATTGAATTCGAATAA
- a CDS encoding TauD/TfdA family dioxygenase yields the protein MVYSGIMNELAAIPHLDLSAEVSSSRLDEIITDGRAWTRDSIDPADAAFTPDAEAQDDLQNLAKKCQGLHPDDLPTASLPDLTPSLKTFMAKVKASCDTGLGFAAVDRLNLEGIDIETATAVSWTLGHAVGRQVAQKWDGSMLYHVTDYGLKYEYGVRGSYTNVELVFHTDNAFAAMPPDYVSLLCLNAAKKGGVSRFCSLYTLHNLLLEDHPKALARLYEPLVYDRQAEHAADAPKVSYAPMFRWDGKRLTGRAHHGLIKKGYEIIGTGMDTETKDALSALEEAISSPDIWVEQHLKRGQIQFLNNRELAHYRSTFEDHDDPTKKRHLIRSWHRDQGGVGYDG from the coding sequence ATGGTTTATTCTGGAATCATGAACGAACTCGCTGCCATACCCCACCTTGATCTGAGCGCCGAAGTTTCATCTTCGCGGCTGGACGAAATCATTACCGATGGCCGCGCTTGGACGCGGGATAGCATTGACCCTGCCGACGCTGCCTTCACCCCGGATGCCGAGGCTCAGGACGACCTTCAGAACTTGGCGAAAAAGTGCCAGGGACTTCACCCGGATGATCTTCCAACAGCCAGCCTTCCCGACCTGACACCGTCGTTGAAGACGTTCATGGCAAAAGTTAAAGCCAGTTGCGACACGGGATTGGGGTTCGCAGCGGTGGATCGGTTGAACTTGGAGGGGATCGATATTGAGACCGCAACCGCCGTTTCCTGGACATTGGGCCACGCCGTGGGCCGGCAGGTCGCCCAAAAATGGGACGGCAGCATGCTCTACCACGTTACTGATTATGGGCTGAAGTATGAATATGGCGTGCGCGGATCGTATACCAATGTTGAATTGGTGTTCCACACGGATAATGCCTTCGCTGCTATGCCACCAGACTATGTAAGCCTGTTGTGCCTCAACGCGGCCAAGAAGGGTGGAGTCAGCCGGTTTTGTAGCCTCTACACTTTGCACAACCTGCTTTTAGAGGATCATCCTAAAGCCCTGGCTCGGCTGTATGAACCGCTGGTCTATGATCGGCAGGCTGAACACGCGGCTGATGCACCAAAGGTTTCCTATGCGCCGATGTTTCGGTGGGATGGGAAAAGGTTAACAGGTCGGGCGCACCATGGTTTGATCAAGAAAGGCTATGAAATTATTGGCACCGGCATGGATACAGAAACCAAAGACGCGCTTTCGGCCTTAGAAGAAGCCATTTCGTCACCGGATATTTGGGTCGAACAGCATCTAAAGCGGGGACAAATTCAATTCCTCAACAACCGGGAACTGGCCCACTATAGAAGCACGTTCGAAGACCATGACGACCCCACCAAAAAACGCCACCTCATTCGTTCTTGGCATCGCGATCAAGGCGGCGTTGGATATGACGGCTAA
- a CDS encoding TauD/TfdA family dioxygenase, which translates to MAIPEPKIPYIDQSDVYTHPPLDRMVRDGRAWTLDTVDPDHTIIHLNDDQQEELRALAKHLTDNPLPELKRNPDQISAPKMTLAMEQIRNLLASPGIGVIDRLPLDDLSLETARAMYWILGQMVSRPVAQKWNGTMLYDVLDVQKLNNDTGKVDYGLRGSLTNAELLFHTDNGFNVNLPDAVSLLCVNQAKEGGVSRFASIYSLHNRLLERYPEHLKRLYQPALFNRNMEHAEDEPKLLRTSIFSWDGERLTARPNPFYVRQAFEMGGIEMDSELTDAIEAMLEVAKDSDLWIEMRMERGQMQFLNNRQVLHYRSSYIDYDEPERRRHAIRMWYRNSGSPLYGG; encoded by the coding sequence ATGGCGATACCTGAACCCAAAATTCCTTACATAGACCAATCAGACGTTTATACCCACCCCCCCTTGGACCGAATGGTTAGGGATGGCCGGGCTTGGACTCTGGATACCGTAGACCCGGATCACACGATTATTCATTTAAATGATGACCAGCAGGAGGAATTACGGGCGCTGGCTAAACATTTAACTGATAATCCGCTGCCAGAATTGAAGCGCAACCCGGATCAAATCAGTGCGCCGAAAATGACCCTGGCGATGGAACAGATTAGAAATCTCCTTGCGAGCCCCGGTATCGGTGTCATTGATCGCCTGCCGCTCGATGATTTGAGCCTTGAAACAGCCAGGGCGATGTACTGGATTCTTGGACAAATGGTCAGCCGTCCCGTCGCCCAGAAATGGAACGGCACGATGCTTTATGATGTCCTAGATGTCCAAAAGCTCAATAACGATACGGGCAAAGTCGATTACGGCTTGCGCGGCTCGCTTACCAATGCCGAATTATTATTCCATACCGATAACGGTTTTAACGTAAACCTACCCGACGCTGTTTCGTTGCTTTGCGTCAACCAAGCCAAAGAAGGGGGAGTTAGCCGCTTCGCCAGTATTTATTCGCTGCACAATCGATTGCTCGAACGCTACCCGGAACACTTAAAGCGGCTGTATCAACCAGCCCTATTCAATCGCAACATGGAACATGCTGAGGACGAGCCAAAACTCCTCCGCACATCCATATTCTCGTGGGACGGTGAACGCTTAACGGCGCGACCGAATCCCTTCTATGTCCGCCAAGCCTTTGAAATGGGCGGGATCGAGATGGATTCCGAACTCACCGATGCCATTGAAGCAATGTTGGAGGTCGCCAAGGACTCTGATCTCTGGATCGAAATGCGCATGGAGCGCGGTCAAATGCAATTCCTGAACAATCGCCAAGTCTTGCATTACCGCAGTTCATACATCGATTACGACGAACCAGAACGCCGACGCCACGCGATCCGCATGTGGTACCGGAATTCTGGAAGCCCCCTGTATGGCGGCTGA
- a CDS encoding RidA family protein yields the protein MTLPRVNPATNAPPNGIYSHSIKVPANAEWLVMAGQVGVAPDGSIPEGMTGQAEVAFNNIKMILDHHGWDMTDVVMLTCFLTSLEDRQEMFEVRKKYFPEPYPCSTFLVVSSLANPDFIFEAEATAARVPD from the coding sequence ATGACTTTACCCCGCGTCAATCCAGCAACCAATGCGCCGCCCAATGGCATTTATTCGCACTCCATTAAAGTTCCTGCCAACGCCGAATGGCTGGTGATGGCCGGGCAAGTGGGTGTCGCACCCGATGGCTCAATCCCAGAGGGTATGACGGGGCAGGCCGAAGTAGCTTTCAACAACATCAAAATGATCTTAGATCATCACGGCTGGGACATGACGGATGTTGTGATGCTGACGTGTTTCTTGACCAGCTTGGAAGACCGTCAGGAAATGTTCGAAGTGCGAAAGAAATATTTCCCCGAGCCCTATCCGTGTTCGACTTTCTTGGTTGTATCTTCATTGGCCAATCCGGACTTTATCTTCGAAGCCGAAGCGACAGCAGCGCGGGTGCCTGACTAA